A segment of the Huiozyma naganishii CBS 8797 chromosome 12, complete genome genome:
GTGGGAGGTTTGTTATGGGTGCGAGGGACAGTGCTGGCCAAGTGGGTAGACTGTCTCACATGAAGGTGTATCCTGTGGAACGCAGACTCGCAGGGATCGTCTAGGCGAGGAGGGGTTCCCGCAGGCTGTTTGTAGTGGCCCCAGTATTTAAACGTGTTTTAATTCGtagttgaagaagacgtcGATGGACAGTTGGTgggaggaggaggagggCAATGGTGATGGCTGTGGCGACGGTGCGGGCGTCTGCGATGACGGTCGGTGTGCTGGGCAGGCGGGTGAACGTTGTGGTTGCTGCGAGGGCGTACGCGGCGGGGGAGAGCGGCGGGGCCGTGAAGAAGGCGGAGGCCGTGAAGGAGACGGAGAAGAAGCTCGTGAAGACTACGCCGGTACCCGTGTCCCGGGCTAAGCCTAGCCTGCTTGTACGCATCCGCAACGAGCTGAAACACTACGCCCATGGGACTCGACTGCTTGGCTACGAGGTCAAAGTGTCCACTGGGCTTCTTGCAAAGTTTATCCGTGGTAGCGAGTTGTCCCGTAGGGAGACGAACCAGCTGCGCCGCACAATGGGCGACGTACTGCGACTGATCCCCTTCTCAGCGTTCCTTATTGTGCCCTTCGCGGAACTGCTTCTCCCAGTGGCACTGAAGCTGTTCCCCAACTTGCTTCCCTCCACGTATGAGTCAGGGTCTCAAAGgcagaagaaagtgacAAGGCTCATTGAGATCAGGAAGAAAACCTCTGCGCTGCTGCACCAGACTTTGGGGAAACAAACGGAACCCCTGATCAACTACGACGCAGCGTTACAGACTCACGAGAACAAATTGGCATTCTCACAGTTCTTCTACAGGTTACACCAGGCTAAAAGAGTCCCCTCGCAGACAACTTACTTCTCCTACGGGGAGATCAACTCTGTGGCAAAGATGTTCAAGAACGATTCCGTCCTGGATAACTTATCCAGAACACAACTGACTGCGATGTCCAAATTCATGTCCGTGACACCGTTTGGCACAGATAACATGCTCAGATATCATATCCGTCACAAACTCAAGAAGATCATACAGGATGACAAGACTATTGACTACGAGGGGGTTGACCACCTCACAAAGGACGAACTGTACACCGCTTGTGTGTCTCGTGGGGTCAAAGCGTACGGTGTCGACCAAGATGTCCTCAGAGATCACCTCAGAGCATGGTTGCAACTACGTCTCCGTATGCGTGTCCCCTCAGTACTTATGGTCCTCAGTTCAACGTTCACCTTTGGTAGGAGCACGGGGCAGGGCCAAGAGGCTCAATTGCCATACCCGCTTCACAACGTTCGTGCGTCAGACCCAGAAGTCCACGAGAAAGAAATGACCCGGTACGATAGGATCCTCGACACGTACTACGACGGGATCCTACAGGTGCTAGGGTCCATCCCAGACCCGGTCTACAACGTCGCAAAACTGGACCTCTCGGAGACCATGGGAGGGGACCAAGAACCGGCCACCGCTGGGGACGAAACGGAGGATGGGGAACAAACCCCGAAGAAGGACGACAGCGAGTTCAAACTCAATGTCCTCAAGGAACAGCAGGAACTCATTAGGCGGGAGCAAGAGGAGGCTACGGCGCGCAAGTCGCAGGAGGATTCGAACACAGACACGACAACGctcgacgaggacgacgcAACGAAACAGCAGCCACCAGTTCCCCTCGCTCAGGCAGCAAAGACTGCGGTCGACAAGAGACACTGACCGCAGGAACACAGGTTCAAATATCCATACgtacatacatacatacacGCTTCGTACCACATATTTAAGTTCAGTATAGCGATGTATTACTGCCCAATGGCAGATGTGAAGGGGAACACGCCACCACTGAGGATGCTGTTCATGGCACCCGTGGGCACTGTCAGGCTCGCATCGGTTGCCACCACTCCTGTGACGGCGCtgaaagcaaaaaaagaaatctgCTTCCAACCAGAGTCGAACTGATGATCTCCACATTACTAGTGTGGCGCCTTACCAACTTGGCCATAGAAGCATACaaatttcaatttttgagaTACAAAATTGAATTTACATATATGATGATAATATGTATAATGCACATCGCGCTTCTAGCCTTTCCTCCCCCAAATGCCACCTCCCAATTTACTTTAAACTTTAATGGTATCGGTATACAGCCTGACGTGCGCTGAAGCCCCCATTTCCCTCCATATTTTCTTTGTCGCTCCCCTGTTCCTGAACCGATACAGGTACCTTGCAAGGGTAAGTTGAACTCCAAAGCAGCGCGTGTCTCACCACAACAGTACTTTTCAAGAACACCCTCTCTCTCAAACATCTATCCATTCCCTTGAAGAGACCGATACGCGCCGATACCTACGGTGTCCTGTCCCTTCGTCTCGAAACGCGTTTGAAATtaaaacaacaacaaacaacagcagcgacagTGTAACACAGGACAACAAAGTAAGAAGCACGGTACGCTCGTCTGGGTAGTGATAATGAGCGGGTTGGGAGAGTCGAGGTCTGAGCTGCTCGCGTGGGTCAACGATCTTTTGCAACTGAGCGTGCACAAAGTGGAGGAATGCGGGTCTGGGGCCGTGTACTGTCAGATTATGGACTCGATATACTTGGATGTCCCGATGCACAGGGTCAAGTTTGACGCCTCCGCGGAGTACGAGTACTACACTAACTACAAGATCTTGCAGAGCTGTTTTGCAAGACACCAGATTGAGAAGATCGTGTACGTCGAGAAGATGGTTAGGTGCAGGTTTCAGGACAACTTGGAGTTTCTACAGTGGGTTAAACGGTACTGGACGCAGCACAAGGATGGGACGCCGTACGATCCGGTGGCCCGCAGGAAGTATAGGAGCGTAAGTggtggtggcggtggtgtGCCGGTAGGAAGCACGGGAAACTCGACGTCCAGTTTGAACGTTGCCAAGAGGAAACCGACAGTGGCACCAGGTGGTACGAGCAGTTTTGCGGGCACCGCGACACGATCGTCGTCTAATTATAATGGTCCCGGTTTCACCAGAAGGATATCGAACGAGCAAGTAGTCGCACTGCAGACGGAATTGGCACAGTCGAAGAACGAAGTGGAGATCTTGACGAGAGATATGGACCAGTACAGGGAGACAACGAGTATCTTGGAACGAGAACGGGAGTTCTACTTCGGGAAACTGAGGGATATAGAGATTTTGGTCCAATCGACACAGGATCTGATCAACGAAGGGCTCTACAGGAACGAAACTGCCGAGTTGAACAAATTCTTGAATAAAGTACAGACGATCCTGTACGCCACGGAGGAGACATTGTCCTCCGACGACAACCTCCCGATCTCCAACACGGAAGATGCAGCAGCAGACACCAGATTTGCAGGAAACAACAATTTGGCAGACCCACAGGATCAAAAAGTTCTCgtgaacaacaacatcacGGATCCAAGTCCCTCCACTAATCTGATAATAGACGAGGAAACCTTTTGACAAGAGACGAGTATATCGATGACAAAAGTAAGAGAACAAATAGTAGACTAACCTCTGcctccttttctttgaatatagaaaaCGTATGTTGTTATTGTAATTATTTGAAGTATCCGTTGTTGGACCAACGTGTATTTACATGACAAGATTGCCTGTCCATTCCCCCCACACATAAAATCCAGTAGCttcatatatatatatggtATCAGGAAAGGGGAACGTCATTCGGTCATTTTGCTACCTCTGGTGTTGGTTTATCTGCGTCTTTAGGATCCAAGTACTTCTCAAAGGCCTCGTTACGTTCAGGGAACGGTCTTGGGCCTAACAGTCTTATCATATCCTCGCGTGTAATGGcctccttcttcagcagcagttTAGCAACTTTATCcactttttctttgttttcgcTTAGCAAGATGGTACATTTGCGGTGTGCCTCATCAAcgatcttcttcacctcGGAATCTATTATCCTTGACGTTCTCTCGCTGAAGGGTTTGCTCACCTGTATCCCGCCGTTGCTGTCTCCGTCGTCGTAGGATAAGTACCCTACCCGTTTGGACATCCCCAATTTCGTGACCATGGCCCTTGCCATCCCTGTaactttcttgaagtcgTCATGAGCGCCACTGGTCACGTAGGGGAAGTGCAACTCCTCGGAGACACGTCCACCGAGAGCCATGATCATCCTGTGcttgaactgttcctcAGAGATCAGATACTGGTCCGCGGGTAGGTACTGTGCGTAACCGAGCGCGCCCTGACCCCTCGGGATGATACTGACTTTCAGCAATGGGTCCGCGTATTTCAAGAACCAACCACAGACGGCGTGTCCTGCCTCGTGGTATGCGACCGTCGTTTTCTCCTCCATGGAGAGCACTTTAGACTTCTTTTCAAGCCCAGCAATGACTCTCTCTATTGCTTGTTCGAAGTGGTCCAGCGTGATCGTAGCGTCCTTGTGACGGGCAGCGATCAGGGCAGCCTCGTTACAGGCGTTCGCTATGTCTGCACCGGTAAACCCGGGTGTCAGCGTCGCGAGTTTCCCCGCGAGGTTCTCCCTATCCAGGGCCAATTTCTCTTGCAAGTTTAACCTCTCCAGATGGACCAAGTATATCTGTTTCCTCCCCGTGATATCCGGTGAGTCTATCTGGATGTGTCTGTCGAATCTGCCTGGTCTGAGCAGTGCCGGATCGAGCACGTCCGGTCTGTTTGTACCCGCGAGGACGACTACCTGGTCTGAAGTCGTGAACCCGTCCATCTCCACGAGCAACTGGTTCAAAGTGGCCTCTCTTTCGTCGTTTGCACCCCCCAGGGGCCCGCCCTTGCCCCTCTCCTTCCCAATGGCGTCGATCTCATCGACGAAGATGATGGACGGTGCAAGGGATCTTGCCTGCTCAAACAGGTCTCTCACTCTGGAGGCACCGACCCCGACGAACATCTCTACAAACTCGGACCCGGACACGGAGAGGAATGGCACAGCGGCTTCCCCCGCTGTGGCCTTCGCAAGCAGAGTCTTCCCCGTACCTGGTGGTCCCGATAAGATGGCACCCCTGGGGATCTTGGCCCCCAATGCGGTGTACTTCTTTgggttcttcaagaagtggACGAACTCCATGATCTCCTGTTTAGCCTCGTTACACCCTGCGACGTCCTTGAAGGACACTTTGACGTCCGTCTCCTTGTTAAACAGCTTTGCTCTAGATTTCCCAACGCCGAACATGTTGGAGAGGTTGCTCCCGCCGCCACCGCCCTTTGACGAggtaccaccaccaccagcgCCCGGCGTGAGTCTCTTGCTGATAAGGTAAAGCCCCCCCAGAAGAAGCGCCGTCGGGATGAACGGGTACACGTACTGCCACGCGGACGTGCGAGAGACGTACACGATGGGGATCCGCTGTGTACTGGGGATCCCCAGTTCATCCTGTGCTGCGTCCATCTGTTCCTCGAACACGTCCGTGGACCCGACAGTGAACTGCACGTCGTTTTGCGTGACCAACTCCGCCTGTACGAGGTACTTGTTCACAACAGTGACTTTCTTAACGAGACCCTTCTCGAGGTACTTGCTTCTGAAGTCCTGGAATGTGAGCACGGCGCCCTCTTTGTCATCCGCAGACCCACCAGAGGCCCCCAACAGCGTGAACAGCAGAGTGAACCCAGTGGTGAGGTACACCGTCTTCGCAAACTCCTTGGACTTGAAGTACTCCCGCATGGACTTGTATTCCGGCGGTTCTGCCCGCTTCTTGTTATCTCTGTCCCTGTTGTTCTCGTTTCTAGCCACCCTTGTAGTGTGTATCGACCGCCAAACACCGGGCAAAGGCCGTAGCGGCACTCTCCCCAGCAACTGTCTCCCGGCAACACGTCTCAGCAGCATCACTAAGCGACGTACGTGTGTCTAGAGCAGAGTACCGCCCCTTCCATGGCTCCTGTTGTGGGAAGTTGAAGATTTAAAGCTTTGAATTCAATTCGATGAAGAACAGGACGTTGAGAAGACGGTGTGGCTCGAGGAGACAGAGGAGGCTGACGGATATGCACAGTGCAATGTGGAGACGGTTGATGAGCAGTGCTGGGCGTGCTGGGAAAAGTGCGCCACTGGCGCCGTACTACAGCGCGGAGATGTTGAAGGCGGTCGAGTTGGGAGAGTCCGTGTTGCCCTCTTGGATGCGTGAgggtgctggtgctggcGGTGCCGGCGGCCGTGACGATGTTGCTAGAGTGGACGGGTTTTGGGACTACGACCCGCGAGTACCGCACGAGCACGCGGCGCAGACCGGTTCTCAACAGGTGTACACGCCGTCGAACAGCGGTGTCCAGGGGAACGGCACTGCGCGACCGCTGCCCCCACCTGGGTCCAACGGTGCAGTGTACCCTGACGAGGTGCTGCAGTTGGCTACGCAGACGCGGATCTCGAAAATGGCGCTTCTGGCCGCTGGGATCCACCGACAGACGCAGACGGACCCGGCGTACGTGTCGCGGCGTCTACAGATGAAGCCATTAGTGTTGAAACGGGTGT
Coding sequences within it:
- the MDM38 gene encoding ribosome-binding protein MDM38 (similar to Saccharomyces cerevisiae MDM38 (YOL027C); ancestral locus Anc_7.116), yielding MTVGVLGRRVNVVVAARAYAAGESGGAVKKAEAVKETEKKLVKTTPVPVSRAKPSLLVRIRNELKHYAHGTRLLGYEVKVSTGLLAKFIRGSELSRRETNQLRRTMGDVLRLIPFSAFLIVPFAELLLPVALKLFPNLLPSTYESGSQRQKKVTRLIEIRKKTSALLHQTLGKQTEPLINYDAALQTHENKLAFSQFFYRLHQAKRVPSQTTYFSYGEINSVAKMFKNDSVLDNLSRTQLTAMSKFMSVTPFGTDNMLRYHIRHKLKKIIQDDKTIDYEGVDHLTKDELYTACVSRGVKAYGVDQDVLRDHLRAWLQLRLRMRVPSVLMVLSSTFTFGRSTGQGQEAQLPYPLHNVRASDPEVHEKEMTRYDRILDTYYDGILQVLGSIPDPVYNVAKLDLSETMGGDQEPATAGDETEDGEQTPKKDDSEFKLNVLKEQQELIRREQEEATARKSQEDSNTDTTTLDEDDATKQQPPVPLAQAAKTAVDKRH
- the BIM1 gene encoding microtubule-binding protein BIM1 (similar to Saccharomyces cerevisiae BIM1 (YER016W); ancestral locus Anc_7.167), translated to MSGLGESRSELLAWVNDLLQLSVHKVEECGSGAVYCQIMDSIYLDVPMHRVKFDASAEYEYYTNYKILQSCFARHQIEKIVYVEKMVRCRFQDNLEFLQWVKRYWTQHKDGTPYDPVARRKYRSVSGGGGGVPVGSTGNSTSSLNVAKRKPTVAPGGTSSFAGTATRSSSNYNGPGFTRRISNEQVVALQTELAQSKNEVEILTRDMDQYRETTSILEREREFYFGKLRDIEILVQSTQDLINEGLYRNETAELNKFLNKVQTILYATEETLSSDDNLPISNTEDAAADTRFAGNNNLADPQDQKVLVNNNITDPSPSTNLIIDEETF
- the AFG3 gene encoding AAA family ATPase AFG3 (similar to Saccharomyces cerevisiae AFG3 (YER017C); ancestral locus Anc_7.168): MLLRRVAGRQLLGRVPLRPLPGVWRSIHTTRVARNENNRDRDNKKRAEPPEYKSMREYFKSKEFAKTVYLTTGFTLLFTLLGASGGSADDKEGAVLTFQDFRSKYLEKGLVKKVTVVNKYLVQAELVTQNDVQFTVGSTDVFEEQMDAAQDELGIPSTQRIPIVYVSRTSAWQYVYPFIPTALLLGGLYLISKRLTPGAGGGGTSSKGGGGGSNLSNMFGVGKSRAKLFNKETDVKVSFKDVAGCNEAKQEIMEFVHFLKNPKKYTALGAKIPRGAILSGPPGTGKTLLAKATAGEAAVPFLSVSGSEFVEMFVGVGASRVRDLFEQARSLAPSIIFVDEIDAIGKERGKGGPLGGANDEREATLNQLLVEMDGFTTSDQVVVLAGTNRPDVLDPALLRPGRFDRHIQIDSPDITGRKQIYLVHLERLNLQEKLALDRENLAGKLATLTPGFTGADIANACNEAALIAARHKDATITLDHFEQAIERVIAGLEKKSKVLSMEEKTTVAYHEAGHAVCGWFLKYADPLLKVSIIPRGQGALGYAQYLPADQYLISEEQFKHRMIMALGGRVSEELHFPYVTSGAHDDFKKVTGMARAMVTKLGMSKRVGYLSYDDGDSNGGIQVSKPFSERTSRIIDSEVKKIVDEAHRKCTILLSENKEKVDKVAKLLLKKEAITREDMIRLLGPRPFPERNEAFEKYLDPKDADKPTPEVAK